A stretch of DNA from Acidimicrobiia bacterium:
CACGACGAGTGCTGCAACGCGGACCAGCCGGCGGCTCACCTGTGACGCCCGGAGCGCCGCGAGCAGCGTGAGCCCCTGGAGCGCGACCGTGACCACACGTACCCACGCGCCGGTCGGAGCGCTCGCCATGAACACGAACGTGGTCAGCAAGAGGGCGAGCACTACCCCGAAGCGGTACCCGGGCAGGTTCCCTTCGATCCACCGCTCGATCGCGCGCGGTTGCGTCGTCTCATCGTTGTCGGTCATCACGTCTCCGCTCCCTCGCCGAACCTGCACAAGTTAGAGTCCTGCCGGCAGGCATCGGCCCAAGGACCAGATGGGGCAGCCGTAGTGGCTTGGATCCGCAACACCACTGAGCGCCCCGAGCGGCGCCCGACCGACATCGGGTGGCTCGTCATCGCGGCGATCGGTGTGGCGGTGGTCGGCGTGTGGGCCCAGAGCCAGTCGACGATCGACGCCAACTTCTTCGTGCCGCTCAACTCGCTCAGCAGCCTCGACGGCCTCGTCAAAGCCTTCTACGCACTCGGTTCGATCTGGGCGCTCGGGGCCATCGCGCTCGTGCTCCTCGTGTTCCGCCAGATCAATGTCGCGTGGCGCGTCGCGCTGGCGGGCGCCGTCGCCTGGGGAATCTCCGAGCTCCTCCACGAGATCCTTCCCGCGCACTCGATCGCGCACACGCAGGTCAACGTGCGCGTCGGCGATGGCCCCATGTACCCCACGACGAACGTCGCGGTGATCACCGCGCTCGCAGTGGTCTTCGCGCCATATGCGGTCCGGCCGTTGCGCCGAATGTTCTTCGTCCTCATCCTGTTCGTCGCACTCGCCGCGATGTACGTCGGTGCGGGTTATCCCTCCGACACGTTCGGCGGACTGCTGCTCGGGATCACCGCCGGGGCCGCGGTCCTGGTGGCATTCGGATCTCCGGCCGGTCGCCCCACAATCGACGAAGTACGCGCCGCGCTGACCGATCTCGGGTACGACGTCGCCGACATGCAGCCCGCGAAGAACTTCGTCGCGCGCGCGTCGGCGATGGACGTGGTGCTCACCTCCGGCGAGATGCTACGCGTCGACGCCTTCGGCCGCGACCAGCGCGACGCGCAATTCATCGCCAAAGCCTGGCACCGCGCGATGTACCACGAGCCCGGCCTACCCGTGTTCGGCAGCCGGCTCCAGCAGGTCGAACACGTCGCCTACACGCTGATGCTCGCCGATCGGGCCGGTGTGCACGCGGCACGGGTCGAGAAGACGGGTGTTGGTGGGGCCGGCGCGGCCATGCTCGTGACCACTCCGCCCGCGGGGACATCCCTCGGAGAGATCGCGCCCGACGCGATCACCGACGAGACGCTCGCCGCGGTCTGGGCCGAGATCGAGCAGCTCCACGCGGCCGGGATCAGCCACGGCAACCTCGACGCGTCGCACATCCTCGTCGACGGCAATGGGGTCGACGGCAATGCGAACGTCGCCCTCGACGACTTCACCTCCTCCGACGCCACTGGCCAGGAGTACTGGCTCAACCGCGACGTCGCCGCTGTCCTCGTCGACACCACGCAGCTCGTGGGCAACGACCGGGCGATCGCCGCCGCGGTCAAGGCTCTCGGCAAGGACCGGGTGGGCGAGGTGACTCCCTTCGTGCAACCGGCCGCGCTGCCCGCGGGGACCGCGGAGGGGACCAAGCACCTCGGCAAGGTCCTCAAGGAACTGCGGGCCGACCTCGTGACCGCGACCGGCGTCGAGGATGCGCCGCCGCTGAAGATCAAGCGGCTCACCTTGGTGAACGTCGGGATGCTCGCTGGGATCCTGCTCGCGCTGGTGATCGCCTTCAACAGCATGGAGGGCATCGACTGGGCCTCGGTGAAGGGCGAGTTCGAGAACGCGACCTGGGGATGGGTCGTGCTCGCCGCCGCGATGTACCCGCTCATCCCGATGGCATGGGCCACCGCGCTGATGGGGTGCGTGGTCATCGACCTTCCGTTCGTCCCCACGATACTCACCCAACTCGCGTGCAGCTTCTTGAATCTGATCACGCCGAACGGCATCGGCGGCACCGCGCTCCAACTCGACTACCTCACCAAGGAGGGCGTTCCCCTCGCCTCCGGCGGGAGCGCGATGGTGCTGAGCACCGGGGTCGCTGGCGCGATCCAGATGGGTCTCTTTCTACTGGCCGCGGCGATCACCGCGACCGCGGTCGACACGAGCAGCAGCTCCTCGGACAACGCCAGTCTCTGGGCAATCGCGCTGGTCGCCGCCGGGATCGGAATCATCCTCTTCATCCCGAAGATCCGCGGCAAGGTAGTGCCCGCGGTCACGCGCGCGGCAAGCGACATCTGGACCGTGATTCGCAACCCGAAGAAGGCCATGCAGCTCGTCGGTGGCGACCTCGCCGGCAACCTGATCTATCCCGCGATCCTCGGCATCTGCCTCCTCGCGTTCCATCAACGACTCGACTACGCCGAGTTGGTCGTGGTTCAGGTGGGCGCCGGGATGCTCGGCAACGTGGCGCCGGTGCCCGGAGGGATCGGCGTGCAGGAAGCCGCGCTCACCGCCGGGCTCACCAGCTTCGGGGTCCCGGCGGCGCCGGCGCTCGCCTCCGTGCTCGTGTTCCGGGCGGTCACGTTCGCGATCCCGCCGTTCTTCGGCTTCTTCACGCTGCGCTGGCTCCGCGCGAAGGGCTACGCGTGACCGTACGAACGTGGGTCATCTCCGCTCTTGGAGAGCAGACCTGGCTTACAGCCGGCCCGCTTCGGCGGCCGCGGCTTCGGCTGCGGCGAGCTGTTCGGCGACGATCTCGAGCCCGCCGTCCCAGAACGCAGGGTCGGCGAGATCGAGGCCCACGATCGCACCGAGCTCCTCGGGCGAGCGCGATCCTCCGGCCGCGAGCATCTCGAGATACCTCGGCACGAAGTCGGCGCCCTGCTGCTCGTACGCGCGGTACACCGACAGCGCGAGGAGCTGACCGTACGAGTACGCGTACACGTAGCCGGGCGTGCCCATGAAATGCGGGATGTACGACCACCAGGTTCGGTAACCCTGGGTGATCTCCACGGAATCGCCGAGCATCGCATGCTGGGTGTCGGCCCACGCCTCGTTGAACGCCTCGATCGACAGCTCACCCTCGTCGCGCCGCTGGTTGTGCACTCGGTCTTCGAAACGGTTCATCGCGACCTGGCGGAACACGGTGGCGATCTGCCCCTCGAGACTCTCGGCCAGCAGCGCGAGCCGCGCCTCGGGGTCGGCGGTCTCGTCGAGGAGCCGCCCGAACGTGACTGTCTCGCCGAACACCGACGCAGTCTCGGCGAGCGTGAGCGGCGTTGTCTGGTGGAAGATCCCCTGGTCGCGGGCCAGGTACGCGTGCAGCCCGTGCCCCATCTCGTGGGCGAGCGTGAGCACGTCGCGGCGGCGCGATGTCCAGTTGAGCAGCAGGTACGGGTGCCGGCTCGGGACGGTGTACGCGCAGAACGCGCCCGGCCGCTTCCCCGGGCGGACCGGCGCGTCGATCCACGACTCGTCGAAGAACCGATTGGCGATGGCGGCGAGATCGGGCGAGAACGACGCATACGCGTCGAGCACGAGCTCGCGGGCTTCGTTCCAACCGAACTCCTGGTCGACCGACGCCACCGATGCCATGCGGTCGTAATCGGCGATCTTGTCGAGGCCGAGCAGCTTCGCTTTCAACGAGTACCACCGTTGCGGGATGTCGGAACGCTCCTGCACGGCAGTGACGAGCGCGTCGACCGACTCGTCGCTCGCTTCGTTGCTCAGGTTCCGGCTCGCGATCCAGCTCTTGTAGTGGCGGAGCCGGTCGTCGACCGACTTGTCGACGAGGAGCGTGTTGAACACGAACCCGCGGGTGCGCAATCCCGGCTCGAGGGCGACGGTCACCGCCTCCGCCGCCGCGCGTCGCACGTCGCGGTCGGGTGACATCAGGCGCGACAATCCCTCTTCGAGGCTCACCGAGTTGCCGTCGAGATCGACGGTGATCACGGCGGTGAGCTCGGAGAAGAGTCGCACCCACGCGCTGTTCGCAGTCAGCGATTTGTCGGAGAGGATCACCTCCTCCGGCTCGCTCAACAGGTGCGGACGGTACCGGCGGGCGGACTCGAGGTGATGACGGCAGAACGCGAGCTGGTCGTCGGCGAGCAGCGACTCGGCGCGGTCGTCGTCGACGGCCGCCCACTCGAGCTCGACGAAGATGAGCTCGTTGTTGATCGCGGTGGACTTCTCCTCGGCGCGCGCGATGAGCGCGCCGTTCGCCGGATCCTGCGTGTCGACGGAGAAGCGCAGGCCCGCGTACGAGTCGGCGCGCCCGACGAGATCGCCGATCGTTGCGAGCTCCTGCATGAGGTCGGCAAGACCGGCGGCGTCGAGCTCACCGACCCGGCCGCGATACTTCGCCAGCTCGCGCGCCCGGGTCTCGGCTTCGTCGAGCAGGGTGTCGACGCCCGACTCGGCCGCGCCGTCGACGAGCGGCTCGATGTCCCACGCGACGTCGGCCGCGGTCCGGTCAGCTTCGGTAGTCGTCATGCTGGGGGAGGCTAGTCAGCCGCGTGACGGAGAGAGACCGAGTGCTTCGGGCAGTGGCTCGGCGTGCACGACCACCAACTCCCGAGTCGCGCGCGTGAGCACGACGTAGAGCAACCGGAGACCGGCGGCGTCGGGTGTGACCAAGCGCGCGGGCTCGACCACCACGACATGATCGAACTCGAGACCCTTGGCGTCGAGTGGTGACAACACCGCGATCGGTGCGTCGATCGCCTCGTCCGAATCTGCGACTGCGCCAAGGTCGCGCAGCGCATCGGCCAGTGCCCAGTGCAGTTCGCTCGGTGCGATCACTGCGACCGTGCCGCCACCGGCCAGTCCGGCGCGCGCTGCGGCGGCCGCCGCGTCGACGAGGCCAACGGCTGGAACCGTCCCCACCACGGGGACCGCGCCGGTGCTGCGGACGGGTCGCGCCGCCTCGACACCGGGCGCCGCGGCCGGGAGGAGCCGGTTGGCAACCTCCATGATCTCTGCGGGCGTGCGGTAGTTCACCGTGAGCGTGACCCGTCGCGGCGGCACCCGGACGTGGACGTTCGCGAGCACGTCGTCCCAGTTCGAGAGTGCCCCCGCCCGGCTCGCCTGCCCGAAGTCGCCGACCAACGTCATCGAGCCGGACGGACACCGACGGGCGAGCATGCGCCACTGCATCGCGGTGAGATCCTGCGCCTCGTCGACGAGCACGTGACCATACGTGCGCGGCTCGCCGTCGTCGTCGTCGTCGGCCGCCCCAGTGTCGTAGCCGTACCGTTCGAGCACCTGCTCGGCGCTCACCGACCCGCCGACCCCGAGCTCGTTGACAGTGCGACGCGCTAACTCCATCGCGTCGTCGCGCCGCGCGCGTCGCCGACGACGCGGACGCGCCGCGCTGGGCGGCCCGAGGATCGAGTCGGCCTCGTCGATCAGCGCCAGGTCGGCGTCGGTCCACTCGACGTCGCGGACGGGCACGCGCTCGCGGAACAACAGGCGCTGTTCGTCCGCGCTGAGCACGCCGTTAGACGCGGACCGGATCAGCGCTTCGAAGCCGAGCAGGTCGTTCACCAACTCGGCGCCACTCAGGACCGGCCACATGCGCTCGAGTGCCGCGCGGAGCTCCGGGGCTCGGCGCAGCCGGTCGGTGAGGTCTTGGTCCCAGTCCTCCGGAGGCGGTTCGCCGCGCGCGAGCAGAGCCGCGACGGTCGCATCGTCGACCGTGAGGCGGTCGCGGTACGCGGCCACGAGCGCTCGCCGATACTCGCGCCGGAAATGATCGACGACCAGCCCGGCGATGTAGGGGCGACGCCCGTTGTGCGTGCCGCGCCGGGCGCGCGTGCGCTGGACCATCCGGGTGGAGTCGCGCCTGCCCAACCGGAGCCGGTAGCCGTCGATCGCGACGACGACCTCGCGCGGCATCGGTCGCTCGCGATCGGTAATGGCCGTGGCGATCACGCGCGCCATTCGCCGATCGCCCTTGATCGCGGCCACTGCGGGGGGCGCCGTCGCGCGAGCGCGCAGACTCACCTTCAACGACGCGGGGGTAGCGAGCACGACTTCGTCCTCGCCGAGCGATGGGAGCACCTCGTCGATGTAGCGAAGGAAGATCGAACTGGGCCCCACGAGCAGCACGCCCTGCGATCCGAGCCGCTTCCGGTAGGAGTAGAGGAGGTACGCGGCACGGTGGAGCGCAACCGCGGTCTTCCCCGTTCCCGGACCGCCCGCGACGACCAGGATGCCGGTGAGCGGCGCGCGGATCGCTTCGTCCTGCTCGGCCTGGATCGTGGCGACGATGTCGCGCATGCGCCCGGTGCGCTCGAGGTCGAGCGCAGCGAGCAGCGCGCCCTCCCCCACCACGGTGAGACCCGACGTCTGCGCCGTGTCGGCGTCGAACACCTCGTCGTCGAGACCGATCAGCCGCCGACCATGCGTCTGGAAGTGGCGACGGCGGGCGACGCCCATCGGCTCGACCGCGGTCGCGCGGTAGAACGGCTCGGCGACGGGAGCGCGCCAGTCGACGACAAGTGGCTGAAGGTCGTCGTCGGTCACGGAGATGCGGCCGATGTAGAACGGACCCGCAGACCCGGGGTCACCGTTTCCGCGCACGTCGGAAGGCGCCAGATCGAGGCGGCCGAAGCACAGCGGCGTGTCGCCGATGTCGAGCGCGGCAAGACGCCGGCGGGTATTGGCCTGGGCGGCTTCCCGCTCGAGGCGGGCCTGCAGCGTGCCCCCCTCCTGGACCGAGTACCCCTCCGCGACGCGCTGCGCAGCCCGCCGCATGGCATCGAGCCGTGCGTAGGCGGCGTCGAGGTGCCGCTGTTCCGCCTCGAGTTCGGGCTGGGTCAAAGGGCGCGCTCCGGCATCGGGGAACGGGACAGTTTATTGCCCCCGGAGGGCCATGTGGCGCGAGTTCAGATCTGCTGGGGCCTCGTGACGGTCACGCCCTCGAGCAGCAGCACGCGATTGCCCAGCCACCACCCTGCCCCGTTTGCCTGCGACTCCAGCCAGCGACCGCCGAGGTTCGCAAGGAGCGTGTCCATCCCGTCGAGGTGCTGCTCGAGCGTGCGGACGATGCCGCCGTGCGTGACGACCAGCACCGACTGACCGTCGTGGACGGCGCGGATGCCCGCGATCGCCGCGAGCGCGCGGGCAAGGAGCGCGTCGTTACCCTCGAAGCCAGGCGGGCGCCGTCCTGACGTGAGGTAGCCGGGCCACTGCTCTTCGATCTCCGCCCTGGTGCGCCCTTGCCACTCGCCGGCATCGCGCTCGCGCAGCCGCGGCTCGATGCGCACCTCGAGACCGAGGTGCTCCGCCATGATCTCGGCGGTTTGGCGCGCCCGCCCGAGGTCGGATGACCAGAGCGCGTCGACGCCGTTGACATGCTTGGCGGCGTCGAGCGCTTGTTGCTCACCGAGCAGCGAGAGCGGCGGGTCGGCCTGCCCTTGCCAGCGTCCGTCGGCATTCCACGTCGACTCGCCGTGACGTACGAGGAGCAGGCGGATCCCGGGTCCGCGCCCGAACGGCGAGCTCCCGGCTCCGTGCCCGAACGGCGGAGTCATTGCGAGCTGACGCGCAGGTAACCCTCGGCGAGGTGGCCGCCCGGAAGCCCGGCCCGCTCGGCCAGCATCGCACCCCACCCGCGCACGAGTTGCTCGATGCGGTCGGGGTCGGGCATCTGGCTCACGTGGCTGCGCAGCGCCTCGATCTTGCGGTCGGCGGTGTCGGTGATGTCGACGAAGGTGTCGGGTTCCGCCGCGGTCATCACGTAGATCTCCTCGGCCACCCAGGGCTCGTAGCCCTCGTCGAGGAGTTCCGGATGCGCGAACGGGTTCCGCGCGTCGGGGTACACCGCCGAGAGCGACGCGTCGCCGCACGCGAGATGGTCGGGATGGCTCGCGTAGATGCGCTGGTAGTTCCGCTCGGGCGACTGGCACAGCACGCGCTGCGGGCGCACGCGCCGGATCACCCGCGTGATGTCGCGCCGGAGCTCGATCGACGTCAACAACCGGCCGTCGGGATAGCCGAGGAATGTGAGGTCGGTGACGCCGACCACCTTCGCCGCGGCCGTCTGCTCCACGCGCCGCAGATCCGCGAGCTCGGACGGCCCGATGCCGCTGTGGCGTCCACCGGCCTCGCCGTCGGTGGCGATGCAGTACGCGACCTCGATCCCGGCGTCGGTCCAGCGGGCGACACTTCCAGCGGCGCCGAAGTCGACGTCGTCGGGGTGCGCGGTGACCACGAGGATGCGTTCGATGTCGTCGTCGTGCATGTTCGTGTGACGCTAGCTCAGTGCGATCCGTGCGCGATGCTGAAGGTGATGCTGCCGGTGACGACGAGCACGATCCGCCTGTTCCTCCACGTACTCGCGGCCACGGTGTGGGTCGGCGGCCAGCTCACTCTTGCCGGGCTCGTACCAGGACTCCGCGACCTGGCACCGGACGCGCCCCGTTCGGTCGCCCGGCGCTTCAACCTGATCGCGTGGCCCGCGTTCGCGGTGCTCGTCGCCACCGGGATCTGGAACATCGTTGCGATCGACCCGAACTGGAGCTCGAGCTACGGGACCACGCTGATCGTGAAGATCGTGGTGGTCGCGGGGTCCGGGATCACCGCGTTCGTGCACACGCGCTCGCGATCGCGTCGCGGGCTCGCTGTCTTCGGCGCGCTGAGCGGGATCACCGCGCTCGCCGCGTTGTTCCTCGGGATCATGCTCGGCTGATCGCGGTGACGGGTATCAGTTACTGGTTGGGTCGACCGGGAAGTTTGCGGCGATCGCGAGGTCACCCCCCTGGCGCCGCAGCACGCGACGCCACAAGGAGTCGGGCTCGGAGGTGAGGAGGTCGTCGACCTCCGCGTCGACGACGTACCAGCCATGCTGCGTGAGCTCGGTGTCGAGCTGCCTCGCCCCCCAGGCGGCGTAGCCCGCGAAGACCCGGACCACTTCGATATCGGGGCGCACTTCCGCAGGTGATCGTCCGAGATCCACCGTGCCGACCGACCCGAGCAGGGGATACCAGCCGTCGGCCGGTTCTGTGGCGCTTCGACCCCGTACGAGTGCGATCACCGCCTCGTGAGGTTGAACCGGGCCACCCACGAACGCGACGCGGGGCTCCGCCGCGAGCGCACACCACTCGGGTACCGCCTCCTCGAGCGTCGCGTCGGACGGCCGGTTGATCACCACCCCGAGTGCCGCCTCGTCCGTATGCTCGATCATGAACACGACCGTGCGAAAGAAATGGGGATCGAGCAGCATCGGGGTGGCGACGAGCAGGCGGCGCGCGGTCGACGACATCGTGCGCGTCAGGCGCGACCCATAGTCAGGTGCGTCCGACGGCGCCTGCACCACCGGGAGTGCCGAAGTCGATGATCGCAAAACCGAGCGGGAGCTCGCGCCGCACGGGAATCGGGTCCTGGACACGGTTCTCGAGGTAGTTCGCCGTCACGCCCTCGATGAAGTACTTCACCGAATCGAGCTGGCCCTCGTACGAGAAGGCGTTGAAGACGAACGGCAACCCGTCGGAACCGAACGGTGACGCGCCACTCATCAGCCGGAAGCTCAGGTGCGGGTAAGAGCTGTCGCCGCTGTTGCCAAGTGTGCCGAGCACCTCCCGGCGCTGCACGCGGTCGCCGACCTTCACAGTGAGCGAGCCCGGCTGCAGGTTTCCGTAGAACGCGAACGATCCGTTGCCGAGGGCGAGGACGACGGAGTTGCCGTCGGCGCTCTCGAAGCTCGACGATGCCGAACCGGGTGGCGCACCGGCCGCCTCGTCCGGGAGCGTGTCGAGCACTCCGACCACCTTGCCGGGCGCGACGGCCAGCACGTCGGCGCCGTAGCCGGTGAAGTTCGGGAGCTGCGTCGGATCGTCGTGCACGAAGAGTCCCGTGTCGTCGAGCTGCATCAGATCGATTGCGAACCGGAGGGGACTCCAC
This window harbors:
- a CDS encoding PIG-L deacetylase family protein, which translates into the protein MHDDDIERILVVTAHPDDVDFGAAGSVARWTDAGIEVAYCIATDGEAGGRHSGIGPSELADLRRVEQTAAAKVVGVTDLTFLGYPDGRLLTSIELRRDITRVIRRVRPQRVLCQSPERNYQRIYASHPDHLACGDASLSAVYPDARNPFAHPELLDEGYEPWVAEEIYVMTAAEPDTFVDITDTADRKIEALRSHVSQMPDPDRIEQLVRGWGAMLAERAGLPGGHLAEGYLRVSSQ
- a CDS encoding CopD family protein, which produces MLKVMLPVTTSTIRLFLHVLAATVWVGGQLTLAGLVPGLRDLAPDAPRSVARRFNLIAWPAFAVLVATGIWNIVAIDPNWSSSYGTTLIVKIVVVAGSGITAFVHTRSRSRRGLAVFGALSGITALAALFLGIMLG
- a CDS encoding YqgE/AlgH family protein is translated as MQAPSDAPDYGSRLTRTMSSTARRLLVATPMLLDPHFFRTVVFMIEHTDEAALGVVINRPSDATLEEAVPEWCALAAEPRVAFVGGPVQPHEAVIALVRGRSATEPADGWYPLLGSVGTVDLGRSPAEVRPDIEVVRVFAGYAAWGARQLDTELTQHGWYVVDAEVDDLLTSEPDSLWRRVLRRQGGDLAIAANFPVDPTSN
- a CDS encoding lysylphosphatidylglycerol synthase domain-containing protein — protein: MAWIRNTTERPERRPTDIGWLVIAAIGVAVVGVWAQSQSTIDANFFVPLNSLSSLDGLVKAFYALGSIWALGAIALVLLVFRQINVAWRVALAGAVAWGISELLHEILPAHSIAHTQVNVRVGDGPMYPTTNVAVITALAVVFAPYAVRPLRRMFFVLILFVALAAMYVGAGYPSDTFGGLLLGITAGAAVLVAFGSPAGRPTIDEVRAALTDLGYDVADMQPAKNFVARASAMDVVLTSGEMLRVDAFGRDQRDAQFIAKAWHRAMYHEPGLPVFGSRLQQVEHVAYTLMLADRAGVHAARVEKTGVGGAGAAMLVTTPPAGTSLGEIAPDAITDETLAAVWAEIEQLHAAGISHGNLDASHILVDGNGVDGNANVALDDFTSSDATGQEYWLNRDVAAVLVDTTQLVGNDRAIAAAVKALGKDRVGEVTPFVQPAALPAGTAEGTKHLGKVLKELRADLVTATGVEDAPPLKIKRLTLVNVGMLAGILLALVIAFNSMEGIDWASVKGEFENATWGWVVLAAAMYPLIPMAWATALMGCVVIDLPFVPTILTQLACSFLNLITPNGIGGTALQLDYLTKEGVPLASGGSAMVLSTGVAGAIQMGLFLLAAAITATAVDTSSSSSDNASLWAIALVAAGIGIILFIPKIRGKVVPAVTRAASDIWTVIRNPKKAMQLVGGDLAGNLIYPAILGICLLAFHQRLDYAELVVVQVGAGMLGNVAPVPGGIGVQEAALTAGLTSFGVPAAPALASVLVFRAVTFAIPPFFGFFTLRWLRAKGYA
- a CDS encoding histidine phosphatase family protein, which gives rise to MTPPFGHGAGSSPFGRGPGIRLLLVRHGESTWNADGRWQGQADPPLSLLGEQQALDAAKHVNGVDALWSSDLGRARQTAEIMAEHLGLEVRIEPRLRERDAGEWQGRTRAEIEEQWPGYLTSGRRPPGFEGNDALLARALAAIAGIRAVHDGQSVLVVTHGGIVRTLEQHLDGMDTLLANLGGRWLESQANGAGWWLGNRVLLLEGVTVTRPQQI
- a CDS encoding UvrD-helicase domain-containing protein — its product is MTQPELEAEQRHLDAAYARLDAMRRAAQRVAEGYSVQEGGTLQARLEREAAQANTRRRLAALDIGDTPLCFGRLDLAPSDVRGNGDPGSAGPFYIGRISVTDDDLQPLVVDWRAPVAEPFYRATAVEPMGVARRRHFQTHGRRLIGLDDEVFDADTAQTSGLTVVGEGALLAALDLERTGRMRDIVATIQAEQDEAIRAPLTGILVVAGGPGTGKTAVALHRAAYLLYSYRKRLGSQGVLLVGPSSIFLRYIDEVLPSLGEDEVVLATPASLKVSLRARATAPPAVAAIKGDRRMARVIATAITDRERPMPREVVVAIDGYRLRLGRRDSTRMVQRTRARRGTHNGRRPYIAGLVVDHFRREYRRALVAAYRDRLTVDDATVAALLARGEPPPEDWDQDLTDRLRRAPELRAALERMWPVLSGAELVNDLLGFEALIRSASNGVLSADEQRLLFRERVPVRDVEWTDADLALIDEADSILGPPSAARPRRRRRARRDDAMELARRTVNELGVGGSVSAEQVLERYGYDTGAADDDDDGEPRTYGHVLVDEAQDLTAMQWRMLARRCPSGSMTLVGDFGQASRAGALSNWDDVLANVHVRVPPRRVTLTVNYRTPAEIMEVANRLLPAAAPGVEAARPVRSTGAVPVVGTVPAVGLVDAAAAAARAGLAGGGTVAVIAPSELHWALADALRDLGAVADSDEAIDAPIAVLSPLDAKGLEFDHVVVVEPARLVTPDAAGLRLLYVVLTRATRELVVVHAEPLPEALGLSPSRG
- a CDS encoding M3 family oligoendopeptidase, whose protein sequence is MTTTEADRTAADVAWDIEPLVDGAAESGVDTLLDEAETRARELAKYRGRVGELDAAGLADLMQELATIGDLVGRADSYAGLRFSVDTQDPANGALIARAEEKSTAINNELIFVELEWAAVDDDRAESLLADDQLAFCRHHLESARRYRPHLLSEPEEVILSDKSLTANSAWVRLFSELTAVITVDLDGNSVSLEEGLSRLMSPDRDVRRAAAEAVTVALEPGLRTRGFVFNTLLVDKSVDDRLRHYKSWIASRNLSNEASDESVDALVTAVQERSDIPQRWYSLKAKLLGLDKIADYDRMASVASVDQEFGWNEARELVLDAYASFSPDLAAIANRFFDESWIDAPVRPGKRPGAFCAYTVPSRHPYLLLNWTSRRRDVLTLAHEMGHGLHAYLARDQGIFHQTTPLTLAETASVFGETVTFGRLLDETADPEARLALLAESLEGQIATVFRQVAMNRFEDRVHNQRRDEGELSIEAFNEAWADTQHAMLGDSVEITQGYRTWWSYIPHFMGTPGYVYAYSYGQLLALSVYRAYEQQGADFVPRYLEMLAAGGSRSPEELGAIVGLDLADPAFWDGGLEIVAEQLAAAEAAAAEAGRL